Proteins found in one Mangifera indica cultivar Alphonso chromosome 15, CATAS_Mindica_2.1, whole genome shotgun sequence genomic segment:
- the LOC123197460 gene encoding histone acetyltransferase HAC12-like, with protein sequence MDCIEPSSKRLKAEKKFCPSSHEIKFSSFWDPMKVQPFYSGALPPLQQWPDSPISINSEVREVDRELLMNTVQDSIIDGENGKDVAGNWCRLNAQSVLTPQEHSVGSKVKQMDLVNEITQTDSSGVSISTEPVLREELNSHCKGDVPIWSLDQNKAKIEDELVAPKNNIGIQLKSQNPRIKGVSLIEFFTAEQIRGHISSLRQWNNQTTLKEGKENEIIHLDNESSCQLCGIEKLFLAPTPIYCSYCSARIKHNVIYYSTSEENGMRHCFCTACYRECRGGSITLYGTAVAKTKMVRKQNYEETEESWVQCDNCQGWQHQICALYNNKRDMKGEAEYNCPKCFLEKIEINHCLPLPKSTFFSAKDLPCTMLSDHIEQRLFKCLQQEREKKAKLTGKNLDEVPRAEDLTVRVVLSVDKQLKVKQKFLEIFQDENYPTEFPYRSKVILLFQTIEGVDICLFGMYVQEYGSECGHPNQRCVYISYLDSVKYFRPEIQTSTGESLRTFVYHEILIGYLEYCKKRGFAAGYIWACPPVKGEDYILYCHPETQKSPKSDKLRQWYKSMMRKASEEKIVVNSTNLYDYFFIPTGRYNSKVTAAHLPYFDGDYWSGAAEGVIKSFEIGSRGDPHIKVKKPMAKRTLKAMGHTNPSNGATKDILLMQKLGQAILPVKEDFIIVHLRYVCTHCHEVILHGCRWSCNQCKSFHLCERCHDVERKLYGKDVHILNSRERHLLSKVMVDDVPPDTSDRDIVLDNSLFEIRSDFLSFCQRNYYQFDTLRRAKHSSMMLLYHLHNPNRPVRDGFCSFCHKDTAMDNCWICASCPQLEVCGACYQEKGASLHIHKLTQCSAVDYGTESEETSQRKEPIIQLTQQLEVLQHASECNATKSQPCSFPNCLKIKLLFIHASKCTVRATGGCQFCKKAWLAMKLHSINCKEANCSVPRCKDLKEYAKQLARQKC encoded by the exons ATGGACTGCATAGAACCTTCATCAAAGCGTCTGaaagcagaaaaaaaattttgcccCAGTTCCCatgaaatcaaattttcttctttttgggaTCCAATGAAGGTTCAACCTTTTTATTCTGGAGCACTTCCACCCTTGCAGCAATGGCCTGATTCTCCTATATCTATTAATTCTGAGGTCAGGGAGGTGGACAGGGAACTGTTGATGAACACTGTACAAGATTCTATTATTGATGGAGAGAATGGGAAAGATGTTGCTGGCAATTGGTGCAGGTTGAATGCCCAGAGTGTTTTGACTCCCCAGGAGCATAGTGTTGGTAGTAAAGTGAAGCAGATGGACCTTGTTAATGAAATTACACAGACTGATTCTAGCGGGGTAAGCATCAGCACTGAGCCTGTTCTCAGAGAAGAGCTTAATTCTCATTGTAAAGGGGATGTACCAATCTGGTCTCTTGATCAGAACAAGGCAAAGATTGAAGATGAACTTGTTgcaccaaaaaataatattggaaTTCAGCTAAAGTCACAGAATCCCAGGATAAAGGGTGTttctttaattgaatttttcactGCAGAACAGATAAGGGGGCACATATCAAGTCTTAGGCAGTGGAATAATCAG ACTACATTAAAGGAGGGAAAGGAGAACGAAATAATACACCTTGACAATGAGAGCTCTTGCCAGCTGTGTGGAATAGAAAAGCTTTTTCTTGCTCCAACACctatttattgttcatattgtAGTGCTCGTATTAAACATAATGTGATCTACTACAGTACATCGGAAGAAAATGGCATGCGGCATTGTTTCTGCACTGCATGCTATAGAGAGTGTCGTGGTGGGAGTATCACATTGTATGGGACTGCTGTTGCCAAGACAAAGATGGTTAGAAAGCAGAATTATGAAGAAACTGAAGAATCG TGGGTTCAGTGTGATAATTGTCAAGGCTGGCAACACCAGATATGTGCTCTGTATAATAACAAAAGAGATATGAAAGGAGAAGCTGAGTACAATTGTCCAAAATGCTTCctagaaaaaatagaaattaatcaCTGTTTACCCTTGCCAAAGAGCACCTTTTTTAGTGCGAAAGATCTACCTTGTACCATGCTCAGTGACCACATAGAGCAGAGACTCTTTAAGTGTCTCCAGcaggaaagagaaaagaaagcaAAGTTAACTGGAAAGAACCTTGACGAG GTTCCAAGAGCAGAAGATCTTACTGTGAGAGTGGTATTATCTGTTGATAAGCAGTTAAAAGTGAAGCAGAAATTTTTAGAAATCTTTCAGGATGAGAATTATCCTACTGAATTCCCATACAGGTCAAAG GTGATTCTGTTGTTCCAGACGATTGAGGGAGTAGATATTTGCCTTTTTGGCATGTATGTCCAGGAGTATGGCTCTGAATGTGGCCACCCAAACCAACGCTGTGTTTATATCTCATATCTTGATTCAGTCAAGTACTTCAGACCTGAGATACAAACATCAACTGGAGAATCTCTTCGTACCTTTGTTTACCATGAAATattg ATAGGATATCTTGAATACTGTAAAAAACGAGGCTTTGCAGCGGGCTACATATGGGCCTGCCCTCCTGTTAAGGGAgaagattatattttatactGCCATCCAGAGACTCAGAAATCTCCCAAGTCAGATAAACTGCGGCAATG GTATAAGTCAATGATGAGAAAAGCATCTGAAGAAAAAATTGTGGTCAATTCCACTAAtctatatgattattttttcattccCACTGGAAGATATAACTCAAAAGTGACTGCAGCCCATTTGCCATATTTTGATGGTGACTATTGGTCTGGGGCTGCTGAAGGTGTGATCAAGAGCTTCGAAATAGGAAGTAGAGGTGATCCTCATATTAAGGTGAAGAAACCAATGGCAAAGAGAACTTTAAAAGCTATGGGACATACAAATCCTTCTAATGGTGCCACTAAAGATATTTTGTTGATGCAAAAG TTGGGGCAAGCCATCTTACCAGTGAAGGAGGACTTCATCATTGTCCACTTGCGGTATGTTTGTACACACTGTCATGAAGTGATATTACATGGATGCCGATGGTCTTGCAATCAGTGTAAAAGTTTTCACTTATGTGAAAG ATGCCATGATGTTGAGCGAAAACTGTATGGGAAAGATGTTCACATTTTAAATAGCAGGGAAAGACATTTACTTTCTAAG GTTATGGTAGATGATGTGCCTCCTGATACCAGTGACAGAGATATTGTTCTAGATAATAGCTTATTTGAAATTAGAAGTGATTTCTTGAGCTTCTGTCAAAGAAACTATTATCAGTTTGACACACTTCGCCGTGCAAAGCATTCTTCAATGATGCTCTTATATCATCTCCACAATCCAAATAGGCCAGTTCGTGATGGCTTCTGCAGCTTTTGCCACAAGGATACTGCTATGGACAACTGCTGGATATGTGCAAGCTGCCCACAGTTGGAAGTTTGTGGTGCATGCTATCAGGAAAAGGGTGCTTCTTTGCATATTCATAAATTGACCCAGTGTTCTGCAGTTGATTATGGGACCGAGAGTGAAGAGACTTCGCAAAGAAAAGAGCCG ATAATACAGTTAACACAACAATTGGAAGTTCTCCAGCATGCATCTGAGTGTAACGCAACCAAAAGCCAGCCTTGCTCTTTCCCAAACTGCctcaaaataaaactgttattcATTCACGCATCTAAGTGTACAGTTCGAGCTACAGGAGGTTGCCAGTTTTGTAAAAAGGCTTGGTTGGCAATGAAGTTGCATTCAATCAACTGTAAAGAAGCTAATTGCAGTGTTCCACGTTGCAA gGATCTGAAGGAGTATGCCAAGCAACTTGCTCGACAAAAATGTTAG
- the LOC123198117 gene encoding uncharacterized protein LOC123198117 isoform X1, which yields MERGDTLKVSGEENNKIRDFDDDIVEVDSEPNNSDDKEDEPRVESMQLNECNAGTEEGQFIEYREQDKDFLDDSSILQVNVELTAAVELAEKIVESGSTVHVQNGLLNSPNENPIRKYVMDVSSMSGVKRARMTFEEDQPSVHVSYNSLTRAGKQKLEELLQQWSEWQGQHGSSLNDSSGSLESGDATYFPAIHVGKKEGSAVSFWIDNETRNQQNDGFIPLVSNNAPLYDRGYALGLTLEDDSNNVEGGLKIIDDASRCFNCGSYSHSLKECPKPRDNAAVNNARQQQKSRRNQNSASRNPTRYYQKSSGGKYDGLRPGALDVETRRLLGLGELDPPPWLNRMRELGYPPGYLDPDEEDQPSGITIFADEEIKEEQEDGEILEADTLEPQKKMTVKFPGINAPIPENADERLWAAAPSNSDPPRERTHHRVGHHTESFSRGHHYDQRWSRDYRDDGPPGCDPVSSYPPRYGGHDFGYHSHSRSPTLGRTHSERGMRSPLVYDDYMTDSSYRRKSPREHRLGRYENDLDRYRDDYDLGHSSRSIVDYDRYRRDDYDRYHHRSR from the exons ATGGAAAGAGGGGATACGCTTAAAGTTTCTGGAGAGGAGAATAATAAAATTcgtgattttgatgatgatattgTTGAAGTTGATTCTGAACCTAATAATTCAGATGATAAAGAAGATGAACCAAGGGTTGAGAGCATGCAGCTAAATGAATGCAATGCTGGAACTGAAGAGGGTCAGTTTATAGAGTATAGAGAACAAGACAAGGATTTCCTTGATGATTCATCTATTTTGCAAGTAAATGTTGAGCTGACTGCTGCTGTCGAGTTGGctgaaaaaattgttgaatCAGGCTCTACGGTGCATGTTCAAAATGGCCTCCTCAATTCTCCTAACGAAAATCCCATTCGCAAATATGTGATGGATGTTAGTT CTATGTCCGGTGTTAAAAGAGCCCGGATGACATTTGAGGAAGATCAACCTTCAGTGCATGTATCTTATAATTCCTTGACAAG AGCTGGTAAGCAGAAACTTGAGGAATTATTACAGCAGTGGTCAGAATGGCAAGGCCAGCATGGTTCATCATTAAAT GATTCAAGTGGAAGTTTAGAATCTGGTGATGCAACATATTTTCCTGCTATTCATGTTGGCAAAAAGGAGGGATCTGCAGTG TCTTTTTGGATAGACAACGAAACAAGGAATCAGCAGAATGACGGATTCATTCCTTTGGTTAGCAACAATGCTCCGCTGTATGATCGTGGATATGCATTGGGTTTGACTTTAGAGGATGATTCAAATAATGTGGAGGG AGGCTTGAAGATAATAGATGATGCTAGCCGTTGTTTCAACTGTGGTTCTTATAGTCATTCTTTAAAGGAATGCCCAAAACCTCGTGACAATGCTGCTGTCAATAATGCTCGACAACAGCAGAAGTCTAGACGTAATCAGAACTCTGCTTCTCGCAATCCTACTCGATATTATCAGAAATCTTCTGGTGGAAAATACGATGGCTTGAGGCCTGGTGCCCTTGATGTGGAAACACGGCGACTTTTAGGTCTTGGG GAACTTGATCCACCCCCCTGGCTTAATAGAATGAGAGAACTGGGGTACCCCCCAGGATATTTGG ACCCGGATGAGGAGGATCAGCCATCCGGAATTACTATTTTTGCCGATGAGGAAATAAAGGAAGAGCAAGAAGATGGTGAAATTCTCGAAGCAGACACTCTTGAACCACAAAAGAAAATGACTGTCAAATTTCCTGGAATAAATGCTCCAATCCCAGAAAATGCAGATGAAAGACTCTGGGCAGCTGCTCCTTCAAATTCTGATCCACCTAGAGAACGAACTCACCACAGAGTGGGCCATCATACAGAATCATTTAGCAGAGGACATCATTATGATCAAAGGTGGTCAAGAGATTACAGAGATGATGGCCCTCCTGGCTGTGATCCAGTGTCAAGTTACCCTCCGCGTTATGGTGGTCATGATTTTGGGTATCACTCTCACAGTAGAAGCCCCACCCTGGGGAGGACCCATTCTGAGAGAGGTATGAGGAGTCCATTGGTATACGATGATTACATGACTGATAGTTCTTACAGACGAAAGTCACCAAGAGAACACCGTTTAGGTAGATATGAAAATGATCTTGATAGATACCGCGATGACTACGACCTGGGTCATTCTTCTCGTAGCATCGTTGATTATGACAGGTATCGCCGTGATGATTATGACAGGTATCACCATCGAAGTAGATGA
- the LOC123198117 gene encoding uncharacterized protein LOC123198117 isoform X2 produces MSGVKRARMTFEEDQPSVHVSYNSLTRAGKQKLEELLQQWSEWQGQHGSSLNDSSGSLESGDATYFPAIHVGKKEGSAVSFWIDNETRNQQNDGFIPLVSNNAPLYDRGYALGLTLEDDSNNVEGGLKIIDDASRCFNCGSYSHSLKECPKPRDNAAVNNARQQQKSRRNQNSASRNPTRYYQKSSGGKYDGLRPGALDVETRRLLGLGELDPPPWLNRMRELGYPPGYLDPDEEDQPSGITIFADEEIKEEQEDGEILEADTLEPQKKMTVKFPGINAPIPENADERLWAAAPSNSDPPRERTHHRVGHHTESFSRGHHYDQRWSRDYRDDGPPGCDPVSSYPPRYGGHDFGYHSHSRSPTLGRTHSERGMRSPLVYDDYMTDSSYRRKSPREHRLGRYENDLDRYRDDYDLGHSSRSIVDYDRYRRDDYDRYHHRSR; encoded by the exons ATGTCCGGTGTTAAAAGAGCCCGGATGACATTTGAGGAAGATCAACCTTCAGTGCATGTATCTTATAATTCCTTGACAAG AGCTGGTAAGCAGAAACTTGAGGAATTATTACAGCAGTGGTCAGAATGGCAAGGCCAGCATGGTTCATCATTAAAT GATTCAAGTGGAAGTTTAGAATCTGGTGATGCAACATATTTTCCTGCTATTCATGTTGGCAAAAAGGAGGGATCTGCAGTG TCTTTTTGGATAGACAACGAAACAAGGAATCAGCAGAATGACGGATTCATTCCTTTGGTTAGCAACAATGCTCCGCTGTATGATCGTGGATATGCATTGGGTTTGACTTTAGAGGATGATTCAAATAATGTGGAGGG AGGCTTGAAGATAATAGATGATGCTAGCCGTTGTTTCAACTGTGGTTCTTATAGTCATTCTTTAAAGGAATGCCCAAAACCTCGTGACAATGCTGCTGTCAATAATGCTCGACAACAGCAGAAGTCTAGACGTAATCAGAACTCTGCTTCTCGCAATCCTACTCGATATTATCAGAAATCTTCTGGTGGAAAATACGATGGCTTGAGGCCTGGTGCCCTTGATGTGGAAACACGGCGACTTTTAGGTCTTGGG GAACTTGATCCACCCCCCTGGCTTAATAGAATGAGAGAACTGGGGTACCCCCCAGGATATTTGG ACCCGGATGAGGAGGATCAGCCATCCGGAATTACTATTTTTGCCGATGAGGAAATAAAGGAAGAGCAAGAAGATGGTGAAATTCTCGAAGCAGACACTCTTGAACCACAAAAGAAAATGACTGTCAAATTTCCTGGAATAAATGCTCCAATCCCAGAAAATGCAGATGAAAGACTCTGGGCAGCTGCTCCTTCAAATTCTGATCCACCTAGAGAACGAACTCACCACAGAGTGGGCCATCATACAGAATCATTTAGCAGAGGACATCATTATGATCAAAGGTGGTCAAGAGATTACAGAGATGATGGCCCTCCTGGCTGTGATCCAGTGTCAAGTTACCCTCCGCGTTATGGTGGTCATGATTTTGGGTATCACTCTCACAGTAGAAGCCCCACCCTGGGGAGGACCCATTCTGAGAGAGGTATGAGGAGTCCATTGGTATACGATGATTACATGACTGATAGTTCTTACAGACGAAAGTCACCAAGAGAACACCGTTTAGGTAGATATGAAAATGATCTTGATAGATACCGCGATGACTACGACCTGGGTCATTCTTCTCGTAGCATCGTTGATTATGACAGGTATCGCCGTGATGATTATGACAGGTATCACCATCGAAGTAGATGA
- the LOC123197502 gene encoding protein GAMETE EXPRESSED 3-like — MCIMFDSSSVTGQKVAASCSQTRPKRPGIYIGNERAVVLFLFFESVVLLVLAVLVRFCCTFWRKKKLQGQNFGNFLDKRRSLQLKKKAFDRTITELEQKAAEEAVTGEVIEKLSSLVQERKGVERKLSTTYSLGRDTAGSYSKSLLPVYDAKTRSYSFQGAKKESVTIFHTLSDTSSGSTEIENSWDSEEDNNQVAANTNAKAKAPIEAESSSDDGVFMHHRMSPSEPASSSRRFISPLFVEQEGEVVESMSMSSVLKRRKALSSTK; from the exons ATGTGCATTATGTTTGATTCTTCATCTGTTACAGGTCAGAAGGTTGCAGCTAGTTGTTCTCAAACAAGGCCTAAGAGGCCTGGTATCTACATAG GTAATGAAAGGGCAGTTGTGCTGTTCCTGTTTTTTGAGTCAGTGGTCTTGTTAGTTTTAGCTGTACTAGTGAGGTTCTGTTGCACATTTTGGAGGAAAAAGAAGCTGCAAGGCCAAAACTTTGGAAATTTTCTGGATAAGAGA CGTTCGCTCCAACTCAAGAAGAAAGCATTCGATAGAACAATCACCGAGCTTGAGCAGAAGGCTGCAGAGGAAGCAGTAACCGGTGAAGTGATTGAAAAGCTCAGCAGTTTGGTGCAAGAAAGGAAAGGCGTTGAGAGAAAGCTCTCAACAACTTATAGTTTAGGCAGGGATACTGCAGGTTCATATTCAAAGTCTCTCCTGCCAGTATATGATGCTAAAACCAGAAGCTATTCATTTCAAGGGGCAAAGAAGGAGAGTGTTACCATCTTTCACACTCTGAGTGACACATCTTCAGGCAGCACAGAAATAGAAAACAGTTGGGATTCTGAAGAAGATAACAATCAGGTTGCAGCTAACACAAACGCTAAAGCAAAAGCTCCCATTGAAGCAGAGAGTTCAAGTGATGATGGGGTCTTTATGCATCACAGGATGAGTCCATCAGAGCCAGCTTCAAGCTCCAGGCGATTCATTAGTCCATTATTCGTGGAGCAAGAGGGGGAGGTGGTGGAGTCCATGTCCATGTCAAGTGTCTTAAAGAGGAGAAAAGCCTTGTCTTCAACAAAGTAG